Below is a window of Candidozyma auris chromosome 3, complete sequence DNA.
GCAATTATCGATCCAATAAATTCGAATGACATAGTCAGAACTCTGACTGAAGGTATCGATCTCGAGTAAGTAAGTACGAAAGAAAGGGACAATAGCATCACTGAGATACCAAGACCTATGAGGATAAGATCGAAACGGGCCCAAAGTCCCTTGCAATGCTCTAAAAATTCAGCGTGGAAAGACTTGGCCTCTGCGATCAAGTCGGCAAAATATTTCTTATTTTTCCCATATTTGGAGTAATGCTCTGAGATGAACTCATATTTTTCCGTGAACTTCTCATTCTGTTCCAGCTTAAGTTCAGAAGAGGCTAGCCGGAGATTATTGATCTGCTCGATGGTAATATGACTCGCGAGACTGAGGTCCTTATTGTTACCAAAAACCTCGTCAATTGGGAAACCTAAGTTATTGTGTGGAACTGGCATGCCTAGAAGCAATGAGATCGTCGGTACCAAATCAATTTGGTCGACCGCTCTGTAATTTTGACCACAATTCGATGTATCATACGCAGAAGCATCATGTTTGTTGATGTGAAACTTTCTATTCTTCGAGTAAAAGAAAATTGCACTTTCCAATTCTTCAGCACTGTCACCGCCATGATTTCCCGTGGGATCCATGCCATGATCGCCCATCACAATCAATAACGTTTTATCGTCGATTTTGCTTATGACATCCTCTATCACTTGATTCATTTGGTGCAACTTATCCTTCATAGCATGATGATGAGGTCCATGTCTGTGGCCAACGTGATCTACACCGAGAAAATGCCCAATTAGCACATCCCACTCCTTGGAACGTGACTTGTTTAGCAATGGAAAAAGATGCTCTATAACACCATTGTCCACAGTATGCAAATCTCCAACGTTCAAAGAGTCATATGGGAAGTGGAGGTCCGGGTTGATATAGTGGCTGAATAACGCCTTCCATGTATCATCTCCCATGAATGCAATCGACTTATTCCGTTTATGCAACTGGAGAAGCCAGTTGTCCTCGTCAATAGCGTCTCCATCGAAATTGGAGCCCGCGTCGATGAAAGTCGGTAGGGAGCCCGTAGTCAAGCCTTTGAGACGCTGCAACGTTGTCGTAGGTGGATCAGccaagaacttcaacaatatgGCGTTATCTGGCTGGTTCTTCATGAGATCATACAAAACTGGGAAGTTGTTGTGGTAGTAAGGGTCTGCTTCACTCCCTTCCACTGGGATGACAAAATCAAACCGCAAAGCGTCGATGACAAGAAGCACCGTCTTGTCAAACTGAGATGCTGGGAAGCAGCCCGCGTCTCCGCATTCAGCAACATTTGGCAAAACTTGTCTTGTCAAGAGGAACCCtttgctgaagaagtatACACCGATGAACTGAAGAACAGCGAAGAACACCAACACAATTAGGTAACCGAAAAAAGCGATTCTGAGGCGCTGCTGGCGCAATCTGCTGCGagcctgctgctgctgtttcAACAGCATTCGGAGGATGATGTTTGGATTTTGGATCTATTTGTCTTGATGTATCACCATATGGACCGGATACCGGTTCCTATACAAACTGTGCAGAATCGACCGGCTAAGAATTATAAAAAACAATAGTTGGGAATAAAGTTGTCGGAGGTTCCGGGATTTCGGAGACTCGCGTGCTTCTCTGGTAGCGTTCTTCGTGTTGGGGCTACCTGATTTCGGTTACCCAATAGTTTCACTATATAGAATATTTGtatctttctttcttgtaTCTCCTACAAAACATCTTCTCCACGTATCTCGCGTTTCTCCAGCACGTGAGGACGCCAGGCCCGTGCACATGCAAAAGACCATCCGGGTAGATTATTCCATCGTGTGGTCAATTTGACTAAGGAAGTCGGAGTTGAACGCATCGTCCTCTATCATGCCGCCGCCTTCTTCGTTGTCAGGTCCAAAGTTCATCAACGCATCCATATCGTCTCCCATCATGTCATCGTTACCCTGCGGGTCTTGTAGGAACTGATTGAGATCTTCCATGTTGACATCTCCCTCACCTCCCTGATTGTTACTCTGTTCATTGCTGCTTTGTGCTGTGGGTGGCGGCTGCTGTTGCGGCTGCGGTTGCGGCTGCGGTTGTGGCGGTGGTCCTTGTGTCGAGGTTGGCGGCGACTTTTGTTCCCCTTCGCCACTCCCATTCTCgttcatcatcgtcatgGCAAAGTCCTCGTCTCCGTTACCTTGCATAAAAGGAAGCTGCTCGTGATTGTGCATTTTCTCTCCTGCTCCAAAAAGATCGTCTCTGAACGCTTCGGGCCCCTCCCCCAACTGGCGTCCATTCGTCCCACTTCTTCCTCCCATATCTACAAAGGAAGTGATCAGACGGGGGTTGTAGTTTGCTGGTGCCTTTTCCACCTTTACATCAGGCGCTATCTGTTCAATTGGTATGGAACGTTTTGTGTGAGTTTCGTGCTGTAAGATGTAATTCTTACCGTGCTTCTCCTTGTAATCCTTGACAATCTCGTCCATGGCCTTTTCGAGTACTTCTAGCGACTGCGCATCAGAACATTCACTGAAAAGCTTCGCTAGCTTCGTCGAGGCTTTTTTCTGAAATGCCATCTCCTCTGTAAACGTCTTGTGCGGGTGTTGTTTCATTTCggccaactccttctcgttctcctcaatctcttccttgagcatcttctccttcactttcatGAGTCTAGTATCACCAAATATGAAATCCTCCTTATCGAGATTTCGAAGCTTCTCTCGAAGCTGCTCGTCTGTGGCATCCTCTTCATAGAGttttttcttgtggatAGGAAACACTGAGGGCGGCGTAATTTTTGAAGTGTGAAATGGTTTCAGCGCCACTGTCTCTAAAAGATCCTGGTTACTGATAAATCTTGCAAAGGCATCGGCACGGAAGTTTATGAGGTCGGCTTCGTCATGTAGCCGAAGACTGTCGGATTTGAGAGCCGCCACCAGCGGCTGTTGTGAATTTTCCATCGGCTGCATACGCGAccttattttttttctgttgcTCATGGTAATGGATTGAGTTTGCTATTTGATTGAAATAGTAAATGAATGGAGGTGGTAGTAGTTGATGTTTGTTGAGTAGTGCACACACACtcggttgcaaaaatgggtgcgaaaacatcaagatAGCCAGCAGCGTACCTAAGCAATCTTCTATAAATTCACTATAGGAAAGATAATAATATACAACAATTAATGTGGAGTCTCAGCTAGTATAGGTGTAATTTAAACATGAGTAGGAGCGTTATTTGCGATAAAAGGCACCTTGGCGCGGGTCAGAGTAGGCTTATAAGTCAAAGCGCCCGTGCACAAACTCTTCGCTTTCCATGTTGGCATCATTGTCAATCTCCATctcgtcctcctcgtcGATTTGGTCATCAATGACCTCATCATCCGGTGGAAGGTTGGTATTCCCAGGAATGAAGGAGCCCGAGTTCTTGAATGCTTGATATCTATGCGATTTGCTGAAATGGTCATCCATCGCTGAGTCATCCACGTAGGTGAACCCCTTGAAATTTGCCTGAATGCCTGGGGACAATGGCGTAGATGCCATTTCCAtgtgcttcttgagaacTGAGGTCGACTCGTTGGTGAACTCGGGATCAAAATTGGACGTATCTGtttcagaagaaagatgtgGTTTGAATGGCGGAGGAATATCCTTGgctttcaacaagttcCAATCAACGTCCTGGAAGAAAGGGTGCTCTTTAAGTTCTCTAGCGTCCTTCAAAGCTCCTAACCTGTGACGTGGGTTTCTGTTCAACAAACCCTTGACAAAAGATCTGCCCTCCGGCGACAAGACCTCCTTGGGGAATCGAACTTTGCCAAATGCAATATTTTTGTACATCTGCTGTGTGTTGTCGGCATAAAATGGAGACCACCCACAACACATCTCAAAGATCAACACACCCAACGACCAAAAGTCAACCATTTTCGTGTACCCACTTTCATCTAAAAGAACCTCAGGTGCCAAGTATTCTGTGGTACCGCAAAAAGTATTAGTGGTGCCATCATTGTTTAAGTTTGCTTTTGACAAGCCAAAGTCGCACAAGGCAATATGTCCTTTTGCATCCAAAAGGATGTTTTCTGGTTTCAAGTCTCGGTAGACAATGTCGTTATCGTGCAAGTGTTCCAATGCGAGCACCAACTCAGCAATATAAAATTTAGCTCTATCTTCATTAAAGCGACcctctttttgaagatgccAAAACAATTCACCGCCAGACATGTAGTCCGTAACCAAGTACAAGTCCGTTGGAGTTTGGAAGGAAAATTTAAGACCAACGATGAACGGCgaagctgctgctgaagtACGCACAAGAATATTTCTTTCCCCGATTGTATGAGcaatttccttcttcttcacgatCAACTTTTTGGACAAAATTTTCATTGCGTAAATCCTGCCGTTGTCTTTATTCTTGACTTGGTAAACCTGACCAAAGGTACCCTTGCCCAAAAGCCTAAGCACCTCAAAATCGTCAGGACCGTACAGCTTCTTCGAGTCGAGACGAGTGTACTGCCACTTGATTTGCAACTGCCCCGTGACTCTCTCACCTACAACACGAGCACGTAATGGCTCCCACCTGGCTTCCATAGTCTTATTGGCGCTCAGAGAGTCAGTATTTGGCACAATACGCACCTGGCCCAAGAAGGCGTCGTCTTTGGCAGCGTCATAAACCGAAATATCCAACTCAGAGTTCGAGCCCACCACATCAAATACAGCCTCATGGTTCCAGACCTGATTTGCTTGGCCCAGAGAAAGCTTGAACTGCTGTGTTGAAGACTGGCGTTGGTACAACGCTGGACGCTTGTCTCTCGGCTGTTTCATGGGCATGCCTGGAGACAAGCGCAGCTGGTTATGGTTCTGGGCAAGAAGCATGGGGGACCTGGAAGGGGTAGAGTTGTTGACAAACTCAGAGCACTCGTACGTCAGCACCACGTAGGGTTGGGAATACTCAGAGATCAACAAATCCCTGGCGGCTATAATTGTCACTTTCAATTTACCTTTGGGCTGCAGAGAGGTCTTGGCCTGCGAATGCTGACCCTTCTCGTCTGTGGTGATGATAACGGGCTGGGAAGCGTCTGGAGGTGACGGAGAGGACTCCTCCATGGCCAGGTCGCTGGCTCTAGGATTAGCAGCCACGTGGGGATTGTCTGAAGCCCCATGGTCTTTAATTCCATAGTTTATGGCAGCAGAGGCGGTAATTCTATGAGCAGTCGACAGAGCATCACCTGAAACAGAGGGGTGGGTGTCGCTAGCAAAAGACGACTGGCCGCGAGACTGGGCCTGAGAAAGCTGGCCCAGGGAGTCAGCAGGAGTAGATGTGGT
It encodes the following:
- the SCH9 gene encoding serine/threonine protein kinase SCH9, producing the protein MTDFAKSILGLGFKKDVTPSDDVSSRGSPSPAPSHSQSHEGHKKFLPKNLASHPTTAVSSSSMAYGTTTSTPADSSGQLSQAQSRGQSSFASDTHPSVSGDASSTAHRITASAAINYGIKDHGASDNPHVAANPRASDSAMEESSPSPPDASQPVIITTDEKGQHSQAKTSSQPKGKLKVTIIAARDLLISEYSQPYVVSTYECSEFVNNSTPSRSPMLLAQNHNQSRLSPGMPMKQPRDKRPALYQRQSSTQQFKLSSGQANQVWNHEAVFDVVGSNSELDISVYDAAKDDAFLGQVRIVPNTDSSSANKTMEARWEPLRARVVGERVTGQLQIKWQYTRLDSKKSYGPDDFEVLRLLGKGTFGQVYQVKNKDNGRIYAMKILSKKLIVKKKEIAHTIGERNILVRTSAAASPFIVGLKFSFQTPTDLYLVTDYMSGGELFWHLQKEGRFNEDRAKFYIAELVLALEHLHDNDIVYRDLKPENILLDAKGHIALCDFGLSKANLNNDGTTNTFCGTTEYLAPEVLLDESGYTKMVDFWSLGVLIFEMCCGWSPFYADNTQQMYKNIAFGKVRFPKEVLSPEGRSFVKGLLNRNPRHRLGALKDARELKEHPFFQDVDWNLLKAKDIPPPFKPHLSSETDTSNFDPEFTNESTSVLKKHMEMASTPLSPGIQANFKGFTYVDDSAMDDHFSKSHRYQAFKNSGSFIPGNTNLPPDDEVIDDQIDEEDEMEIDNDANMESEEFVHGRFDL